Proteins encoded together in one Thalassotalea crassostreae window:
- a CDS encoding methyltransferase domain-containing protein, protein MKPALAFDKPKQPSQWRDMPNGELIATQIEAALAPWWQRIFGYHLLKLGMLSGAINTEKSMVGHQVVVAGRHKNADVVAEIDDLPFLQHSVDTCLLHHELEFSVDPHHLLREADRVLIPNGHIIISGFNPISLSGLNKIVPFRRQELPWHGRFFTPMRVKDWLHLLGYEILEDTRFLHSSLHTSVNQDGWWFKTWQKIAGKYLSRFGSVYVIIAKKRVHPLTPIRPKWQIRPKFRPVKVTTMGGSHRT, encoded by the coding sequence ATGAAACCAGCACTAGCATTTGACAAACCCAAGCAACCATCGCAATGGCGCGATATGCCTAATGGTGAGCTTATTGCTACTCAAATAGAAGCTGCGCTTGCGCCATGGTGGCAGCGCATATTTGGTTATCATTTATTAAAACTCGGCATGCTTAGCGGTGCTATCAATACGGAAAAGTCGATGGTTGGTCACCAAGTGGTCGTAGCTGGTCGCCATAAAAACGCTGATGTCGTTGCTGAAATTGATGATTTACCATTTTTGCAACATTCGGTAGATACCTGCTTATTACATCATGAATTAGAGTTTTCCGTTGATCCCCATCATTTATTGCGTGAGGCCGATAGGGTACTTATCCCTAATGGCCATATTATTATCTCTGGTTTTAACCCAATAAGTTTGTCAGGTTTAAATAAAATTGTGCCTTTTCGACGTCAAGAATTGCCATGGCATGGTCGCTTTTTCACCCCCATGCGGGTGAAAGATTGGTTGCATTTACTTGGTTATGAAATTCTTGAAGACACGCGTTTCTTGCATTCGTCGCTTCATACGTCCGTAAACCAAGATGGTTGGTGGTTCAAAACTTGGCAAAAAATTGCCGGTAAATATCTTTCTCGATTTGGTTCGGTTTATGTCATTATCGCCAAAAAGCGAGTTCATCCATTAACACCAATTCGTCCTAAATGGCAAATTCGTCCTAAATTTAGGCCGGTAAAAGTGACTACAATGGGCGGCAGTCATCGTACTTAA
- a CDS encoding FGGY family carbohydrate kinase, which translates to MKKQHYLLAIDFGTQSLRGVIFDPDGKVVAIEVVKNSVENNQKINAVKRSHQWYLEQLDALFIKLNQSNVDITKVKAISFTVIRNTLLLLDNNMESIGYALPWGSGFNAVKLPRLKWYWRLAFSLGDLFVKITPSLQEMQKRAAINTVWASSLNDWQRINKVALLSSFLHMSITGKLIDSTASTIAYLPFDYKKGRWYQPWHWKFQALAIKSSWLYPLVEPGTNIGTLSSNALQSTKLAENVSVIASGSDKACELLGSGCINHGDVHISLGTAISVSQLNRKFIGPKRFYPAYPSLTEGLFITEQAIDNGMSQISTFINRNKNDIEALFGNNDEGKLSIETQFDRILQDVNEASVEPSIEPSIVSSYNALLDDIVEEIEQCLSQVFERTKLAKTRIYVSGGGAQSPILLQKIATKCQVQLVKPKCTEASALGAAVCMAVSEGIYSSQSEAIDNMVEIEQMISP; encoded by the coding sequence TTGAAAAAACAGCATTATTTATTAGCCATTGATTTCGGTACTCAGTCATTACGCGGCGTAATTTTTGATCCTGACGGCAAAGTTGTAGCCATTGAAGTGGTCAAAAATTCAGTGGAAAATAATCAGAAAATCAATGCCGTTAAACGCTCTCATCAGTGGTATTTAGAGCAACTTGATGCGTTATTTATAAAGCTAAATCAATCAAATGTAGACATAACTAAAGTAAAAGCTATATCTTTCACTGTTATTCGCAATACATTGTTATTATTGGATAATAACATGGAGTCCATAGGTTACGCGTTACCTTGGGGCAGTGGTTTTAATGCCGTAAAGCTGCCAAGACTTAAATGGTATTGGCGACTGGCGTTTTCCCTTGGTGACTTATTTGTCAAAATTACACCGAGCTTACAGGAAATGCAAAAACGTGCTGCCATAAATACTGTTTGGGCTTCATCACTCAATGACTGGCAGCGAATAAATAAAGTGGCCTTGTTGTCTAGCTTTTTGCATATGTCGATAACAGGAAAGTTGATTGATTCAACCGCAAGTACCATTGCTTATTTACCTTTTGATTATAAAAAGGGTCGTTGGTATCAACCTTGGCACTGGAAGTTTCAGGCGCTAGCGATTAAATCGAGCTGGCTTTATCCTTTAGTTGAACCTGGCACTAACATTGGTACATTAAGTTCAAATGCACTGCAATCAACTAAGCTAGCTGAAAACGTAAGTGTCATTGCTAGTGGCTCAGATAAAGCCTGTGAGTTATTAGGCTCCGGTTGCATTAACCATGGTGATGTTCATATTAGTTTAGGTACGGCAATATCTGTCAGTCAGTTAAACCGCAAGTTTATAGGCCCTAAAAGATTCTATCCTGCTTATCCTTCACTTACTGAAGGTTTGTTTATAACGGAACAGGCTATTGATAATGGCATGTCGCAAATAAGCACGTTTATTAACCGAAATAAAAACGATATTGAAGCACTTTTTGGCAATAATGATGAAGGCAAGTTATCAATTGAAACTCAGTTTGATCGTATATTGCAAGATGTGAATGAAGCTTCAGTTGAACCCTCAATAGAGCCGTCGATTGTGAGCTCTTATAACGCGTTATTAGATGATATTGTGGAAGAAATAGAGCAATGCCTAAGTCAGGTTTTTGAACGTACTAAGCTAGCTAAAACTCGCATCTATGTTAGTGGCGGAGGCGCTCAGTCGCCGATATTACTGCAAAAAATAGCGACTAAGTGCCAAGTACAACTTGTTAAACCTAAGTGCACGGAAGCCAGTGCGTTAGGCGCTGCAGTATGCATGGCGGTGAGCGAAGGGATCTATTCAAGTCAAAGTGAAGCCATCGATAATATGGTTGAAATTGAACAAATGATATCGCCTTAG